A single region of the Vicia villosa cultivar HV-30 ecotype Madison, WI linkage group LG4, Vvil1.0, whole genome shotgun sequence genome encodes:
- the LOC131596943 gene encoding protein neprosin-like — protein sequence MINILILALCLVTMSTSHKDHDFQSGLRKEDLELERQLNILNKPPLKSIHTKSGYIVDCVDINKQPAFDHPLLKNHKLQKKPVFESNITETRVQNSSIKPTLILEKFSCPKGTVPIRRTTKNDLIQQKKLFNAHNLTQNGGINHFSRVYMTKLVSPYYGVSGTTSVWNPKVYKGQTSSGNLYVQRGDGDSINKITVGWHVSPEFYNDDQTHLYSFWASGKNGCFNMFCKGFVQVDRSHNFGAPITKTSTYDGEMVNLPLKISQDNKGNWWIKVIDKDIGYFPAALFSSLNGADQIGWGGYTVTPTGTNSPAMGSGHIPDTHPLHASYFIFVQYMEIDGSGYDPETYAIATYNDAPNCYGVTNYAHNGKLYGYSLQFGGPGGNCKT from the exons ATGATTAACATATTGATATTGGCTCTGTGTTTGGTGACCATGAGTACTTCCCACAAAGATCATGATTTTCAGAGTGGGTTGAGAAAAGAAGATTTAGAATTGGAGAGACAACTAAACATTCTTAACAAGCCTCCTTTAAAGAGTATTCAT ACAAAATCAGGATACATAGTTGATTGTGTTGACATTAACAAACAACCAGCTTTTGATCATCCtttattaaaaaatcataaattacag AAAAAACCTGTTTTTGAAAGCAATATTACTGAAACAAGAGTTCAAAATTCATCAATCAAGCCTACACTCATACTTGAGAAATTTAGTTGTCCTAAAGGAACTGTTCCTATTCGGAGGACAACCAAAAATGATTtaattcaacaaaaaaaattattcaatgcTCATAATCTGACTCAAAATGGTGGCATAAATCAT ttTTCTCGCGTGTATATGACAAAATTGGTTTCTCCTTACTATGGAGTTAGTGGAACTACTAGTGTTTGGAATCCAAAAGTTTATAAAGGTCAAACAAGTTCAGGTAACTTATATGTTCAAAGGGGAGATGGAGACAGTATAAACAAAATCACAGTTGGATGGCAT GTGTCTCCAGAATTTTATAATGATGATCAAACTCATTTATATTCGTTCTGGGCG TCAGGAAAGAATGGATGCTTTAATATGTTCTGCAAAGGTTTCGTTCAAGTTGACAGATCACATAACTTTGGTGCACCTATAACTAAAACATCTACCTACGACGGAGAGATGGTGAACCTACCACTTAAAATTTCTCAG GATAATAAAGGCAATTGGTGGATAAAAGTGATTGACAAGGATATTGGATATTTTCCTGCTGCTTTATTCTCATCATTGAACGGTGCTGATCAAATAGGATGGGGAGGATATACAGTAACTCCTACGGGTACTAATAGTCCTGCAATGGGTTCTGGACACATACCAGATACTCACCCCCTTCATGCATCTTACTTTATATTTGTTCAATATATGGAGATAGATGGAAGTGGTTATGATCCTGAAACATATGCAATAGCAACTTACAATGATGCTCCTAATTGCTATGGAGTTACAAACTATGCACATAATGGAAAACTTTATGGGTATTCTCTTCAATTTGGAGGACCAGGTGGTAATTGTAAAACTTAA